ATGGCGAGTGGGGAAGCTCGCCTCACCGGAAGGCCCGCAACGTGAGTGATCACGGACTGAACGCCCGACAGCAGGGATGCTGCTGCCGTGCGGGAGGGGGCCGGCACCCCGGCCTGCGGACTGGCCGGTCCAACCAGCTGAGCTAGGACCGGGACGCGGGTGCGTGTGTCGGTTTCCAAGGGGTAGTCGTGGCCACGAGCAGCATCAGCACCAGCGCCCAGTCGACGTCGTCCGCCTCCAGGGCCGGCACGGCACGGCGTACGACGAAGAAGCAGGCGACCCGCACCTACGTGCTCGACACCAGCGTGCTGCTGGCCGATCCGGGCGCCCTGCGCAGGTTCGAGGAGCACGAGGTCGTCATCCCCGTCGTGGTCATCACCGAGCTCGAGGGCAAGCGCCATCACCCCGAGCTGGGCTACTTCGCCCGGGCCGCCCTCCGTGCCCTCGACGACCTGCGGATCCTCCACGGCCGCCTCGACACCGCCATGCCGATCGGCGAAGTGGGCGGCACGATCCGGGTCGAGCTCAACCACACCAACCCCGAGTCGCTCCCGTCGGGCTTCCGCCTCGGCGACAACGACACCCGCATCCTCGCCGTCGCGAAGAACCTGAGCGACGAGGGCAACGACGTCACGCTCGTATCCAAGGACATGCCCCTGCGGATCAAGGCCTCCTCGGTCGGTCTGGACGCGCAGGAGTACCGCAGCGAGCAGATCCACGAGTCCGACACCGGCTACTCGGGCATGGCGGAGATCGAGGTCCCGGCCGCCGTCCTCGACGAGCTGTACGACGACGGCGTGGTCGACCTCGCCGAGGCCCGCGACATGCCGTGCCACACCGGCCTGGTCATGCTCTCCGACCGCGGCACGGCGCTGGGTCGCGTCGGTGCCGACAAGCAGGTGCACCTGGTGCGCGGTGACAGGGAGGCCTTCGGCCTCCACGGCCGCTCGGCGGAGCAGCGCATCGCGCTGGAGATGCTGCTCGACCCCGAGGTCGGCATCGTCTCGCTCGGCGGCCGGGCCGGCACCGGCAAGTCCGCCCTGGCGCTGTGTGCCGGCCTCGAGGCGGTCATGGAGCGGCGCCAGCACAAGAAGGTCGTCATCTTCCGGCCGCTCTTCGCCGTCGGCGGCCAGGAGCTCGGCTACCTGCCGGGCAGTGCCGAGGAGAAGATGGGCCCGTGGGGTCAGGCGGTCTTCGACACCCTCGGGGCGGTGACCACGCAGGACGTGATCGACGAGATCGTCGACCGCGGCATGCTCGAGGTGCTCCCGCTGACCCACATCCGTGGCCGGTCGCTCCACGACGCGTTCGTGATCGTCGACGAGGCGCAGTCGCTCGAGCGCAACGTCCTCCTCACCGTCCTCTCGCGGATCGGCGCCAACTCGAAGGTCGTCCTGACCCACGACGTCGCGCAGCGCGACAACCTCCGGGTCGGTCGCCACGACGGAGTGGTCGCGGTCGTCGAGAAGCTGAAGGGGCACCCGCTCTTCGCGCACGTGACGCTGACCCGGTCGGAGCGCTCGCCGATCGCCGCCCTGGTCACCGAGATGCTGGAGCACGTCACGATGTGATGTAACGGCTGTGACTCCTGTGAGGGGAGTGACTGATGCCTCCGGATGAGGTTGTCGCTCCCCTCACAGTCCGGCGCGTTCGACTTGGTCTCGCGCGCCATCTCCTGCATGGTGGTACTTCGTCTTCGGGCCGCCCGCGCTGTGATCCAGCTCCGGGCGGCTTCTCTCGGCCGGAGACGCTGCCCTGACGTCGAGCCAGAGATCCTGACTGTGTCGAAGCATGTGAAGTACGTTCCGAAGCACCGTGGTGACGCCGTTCCGGCGACCGAAGCGCCGAAGAAGCTCCTCCGCAACTCCGTCGTGTTCTCCGCGATCGCGGTCGGTGCGACCGGCTCCGCCGTCGCCACCGGCCTGGTCACCGACGGTGGCTCGCCCGCCGTCGCCGCGGCCGCCGCCGACATCGACCTCGCCACCGTCAACGGCATCAACGGCGCCGACATCGAGCGCGACCCGGTGGTCTCGCGCTCCGACCGACGCGATGCGCCGTCGGCTGCCAAGGTCGCGCCGCTGGCCGCCACCGACTCCGTTGCCAACGGCTACACCCGCACCGAGGACATCCGTGACCTCGACCCGCGCTCGGTGGCCAAGGCGCTGCTCTCCGACTTCGGCTGGTCCAGCGACCAGTTCGGCTGCCTCGACTCGCTGTGGAACCGC
The sequence above is a segment of the Nocardioides jiangxiensis genome. Coding sequences within it:
- a CDS encoding PhoH family protein, yielding MLDTSVLLADPGALRRFEEHEVVIPVVVITELEGKRHHPELGYFARAALRALDDLRILHGRLDTAMPIGEVGGTIRVELNHTNPESLPSGFRLGDNDTRILAVAKNLSDEGNDVTLVSKDMPLRIKASSVGLDAQEYRSEQIHESDTGYSGMAEIEVPAAVLDELYDDGVVDLAEARDMPCHTGLVMLSDRGTALGRVGADKQVHLVRGDREAFGLHGRSAEQRIALEMLLDPEVGIVSLGGRAGTGKSALALCAGLEAVMERRQHKKVVIFRPLFAVGGQELGYLPGSAEEKMGPWGQAVFDTLGAVTTQDVIDEIVDRGMLEVLPLTHIRGRSLHDAFVIVDEAQSLERNVLLTVLSRIGANSKVVLTHDVAQRDNLRVGRHDGVVAVVEKLKGHPLFAHVTLTRSERSPIAALVTEMLEHVTM
- a CDS encoding lytic transglycosylase domain-containing protein; translation: MKYVPKHRGDAVPATEAPKKLLRNSVVFSAIAVGATGSAVATGLVTDGGSPAVAAAAADIDLATVNGINGADIERDPVVSRSDRRDAPSAAKVAPLAATDSVANGYTRTEDIRDLDPRSVAKALLSDFGWSSDQFGCLDSLWNRESGWNIHADNPGSSAYGIPQALPGSKMASAGPDWQNNPVTQITWGLGYIQDRYGSPCGAWGHSQGYGWY